ATATTGGGTTCAAAAGCCTCTATAACGGCAATAGATAATGCACCTTTGGTCATTTGTTGTAGTGCCAACGCTAGAGTAGCTCCAGCCATTGCTCCACCAACAATAACAACATCATAATGTGTCATATCTTCACTCATTAGTGGACAGCTTTAGACGCATCTTTATGAATACGTTGACCCAATTCTAAGTGAATAGTTAATACACAAACATGCACATGTTCTAACACTTGTTCAAATAAACTCTCTTGCTCTTCAATATCATCATCTTCGTCGATCCCTAGACGCGCAATTTCTTCTAGATCAACTAAAGCTTCTTTTAATGCTTCTGATGCTTTATCCATTTTCAGATCAACTAAACCAAGTCCTGAAATAAAATGATTCACCCACTCACTTAGTCCATCAGCTCGGTTCATTAGTCCTTCTTTATCATTGGGAATTAACATTGAGAGAGCCAATTCGCTTCCCGT
The Aliivibrio salmonicida LFI1238 genome window above contains:
- a CDS encoding YecA/YgfB family protein, which produces MSEIKMPEFLTVESALKDSGLAVTPAELHGLLVGMISGGLPLDDNAWKPLMYDYTNDGLGWPDSAIQIGSAVFQFTVAELTGSELALSMLIPNDKEGLMNRADGLSEWVNHFISGLGLVDLKMDKASEALKEALVDLEEIARLGIDEDDDIEEQESLFEQVLEHVHVCVLTIHLELGQRIHKDASKAVH